Below is a genomic region from Ziziphus jujuba cultivar Dongzao chromosome 7, ASM3175591v1.
TTTAATGCCTCAACAGTCTTAGTGAAAATTGCAGGTTTTGTAAGATTTAAACTTCAGCCTATTATTATCTGTTTTCTTTTCCAGTCTATTATTTTACATAGGATCGAAAAAGACtggaaaaactaaaatattaatttttttttttttcttaaaaaaattttcctggatcagtttaagttctaatctgTTATCTTAAATACAGAAACATAAGCTATTATGTTACAAATAAGAGAGAATTTCTACTACAATAACTATTTTGTACTTGTAATtgcaaaggggaaaaaaaaaaaaaaaagtagaacaaATGGTTGCTATATAGTAGAAGTAAATAGTTTTAGAAAGCAATAGCCTCTAATGAGAGTGTAAGTTGAGTAATGTAAagtagaaaaccaaaaaatatttttacaaatattcTATTTAGAGTCTTGAAAGATGGCACATACCAATTCAAAGTATCTCTTAGTTATGAGTTTATGCTGGGTTTACCGTGTATCTTTAACTTCAAATGCTTCACATCAATCAATGGTGAGATTTTCCTCATATTTTCTGGAATAAGTAGAGCCTTCAAGAACATAAAAgcacaaataataaattacattgTAAGGAACTTTGATCATGTACCAaggcaaaaataattaatacaaaaatgtAGCGTTACCTTTTCTGATGGAGCTTCAAACCTCAAAGTGTTGGCGCAATTAAGATTTGATAGCAGCTTTGGTATATTAGAATACCATGATTCATCATAATCATCAAACAAATCATACTTCACACTTGCTTCTAACGGGTTCAGAGGGCTTATCCGAAAAGTTGAATTCATATTGCAGCTTTCATATTTAAAGTAGGCTAGTGTACTGAATGTTGCCTTTGTATAATAAAAATCACTAATACAACACGGGATTTTAGGCTTTAACTATGAATGTTCAATTGGTTCATAAGATCTAGACAAGAAGAATATTATCTAAATGCAAATCCCCAATAAAACGGCATCCAGAAATTAGGTTTTGGAGGGCTTGGGCTTCAAATTCTATGCAAATCAAAGAGATGGAAAAGTGAAAGGGAAATTTGATTCATGACAACAAACTCTATATCGCACAAACACAGATTCCTTAAAGATGGAAAGTTGATACGAAAATTTTTATTCAACCTTATACCCTTTATGTCAAGGTGAGTTAAGGAAGATCTTAGACTATTGAGAATCGAAGTGGTAAACAATAGTATGGACGAGAGCATATAGAACCGTGAGTAGGCATAAAACAAATATCAAACTCCTTCACATTAGTATTAATTTCAAGAACAGAATTTAAGAAACTACTTATAATGCCTTGCTCATAATCAGATCGATCATCTTGTATATGCAGCTTAAACTTAGTATTATTAGCAATAATACCATGTGAATGTAACGATTTTCTATTgttcaattattatttgatgGCAGTTTGGAAATTTGACAGTTCATATGCATAGAAAGGGTTTGACCAGACTAGCAGAAATTTTCAAGTTAACGtgattggaaaaaaatattaaaaaaagaaaaaaaattcctcttTCCTCATAGTTGTCAAGAAAAAGTGAATCTCCAGAATTTTTAGTCACTTGATATGCCAAAATTAAGTGAGCTATTAAGACCGGCTTGATACAGCTTCTATGTAAGTACTCTTAATTTGGCATGCAAGGTAAACTACCCTTTTGTGGTAATTGGCAACTATCAAACTAACGTAGTTTTTTCATGATCCTATTTGCCATTTTGCAGGAAAAATTTCTTTCTGTGTTGGAAGTTCCCCGTTTGGTAtggattaaattgaaattaattgtaCACTTTTTCTAAGTTATATTCTTAATGTTATCATGGTCCTGTTTTCTTGTTAAATAACTGTATacttgaagtttttttttttttttttttttttttcgtttgcaGCCTCATGCTACAATTTGGGAGAGGTAGAATGTCAATGCAATTTCAAGATGCATTGCAGCATTTTCTGGAATTATGTACTTGGATATACTTTGGATTTTTGGAATTATGTGTGTGCTTTGCTATAGCTGTGAAAAATTCTGGCATGGTGATAAAAGGCAATGTGACATTTTGGTAGTAAGAGGATAATGAGTTGAATTGTAACTAAGCAATCTGGAATTTAGCATTATGACATTCTACATGGTGATCAAAGACGGTATGCATTCTGGCATGGTTTTCTAAGGCTTGTAATCTGGCATGAATTGTAATCTGGCATGGTGCTCAATGACTGTGAATCGTAGTAAACTTCCTAGACATGGCTTGTTGTAGGGGTTAATGTAGCATAGCTTGTTGCCTGTGTTGGCATCGGTTGTAACTTATGTACTTGTTCCAATTTTGTAAAACAATCAAATGTACAATAAAATATGTTTCAAGGGAGAAAGTTTATTTGATCATATGGATGGTAACTTTGAGTTTGTTGTCTGTGTGTCAATAGTTAGAGTTTATGTACCTATGTTCAATTTTGTGAGCAAAGCAGAATGTGGTTTTTGATCATATCATATGGACTGTATCATTGGCATATAACAACAAAACGTTGCAAGatccaaatttaaatattaaataattaacaaaacatGAAAAGAAAGTTTGCCAAACCAAAGTATATCTACAAGTATTCCAGATCATCAACACATTAACAAGAAGTGCTCCAAGTCATCCAGACATCAACTATAAAAGAATATGATTTGCAAGGCaaatccttttttcttcttaactTCCTCATAAACCCTTTTGAATATTATTCTGGGCaacattaaaaagataaatatttattaaaggatCACAATACACAACATGAAACAATGACAGTCTGATTAAAATGCAACGAAAATAACAGAGACAtaacaagaaaacataaaagTAACCAGAAGTTTTTTGACATTTGAACCTGATGAAAATAggctttaaattgaaaataggcTCTGTCACTACTGTTGAAAACAAAGTCGCagcagcaaaataaaaataaaattgtaaagcagtaaaattgaaaatgaaatttcaaagtaaTGTTAAACTTTGaggaaattaaataaacttCCAAAGTTATGTTAAACTtggaataaatcaaaataaaatttcaaagtttgTTAAACTTTGAAGAAAATAgaaagataaatatttattaaaggatCACAATATACAATATGAAACAATGACGGTCTGATTAAAATGCAACGAAAATAACAGAGACAtaacaagaaaacataaaagTAACCAGAAATTTTGGACATTTGAGCCTGATGAAATAggctttaaattgaaaataggcTCTGTCACTACTGTTGAAAACAAAGTCGCagcagcaaaataaaaataaaattgtaaagcagtaaaattgaaaatgaaatttcaaagtaaTGTTAAACTTTGaggaaattaaataaacttCCAAAGTTATGTTAAACTtggaataaattaaaataaaatttcaaagtttgTTAAACTttgaagaaaatagaaaattagaaaaattagaaaaagaaaatagaaaagattgTATTTGATAGAATGTAAAATCTGAgtacacaaaataaaatataaaatcttaataaactgaaaacataaaatatgtgtattactaaaatataaaatacgagtatgtgataaaatataaaatgtgtgTACTGAAAAGAAACCTGGATACAGAGTCCTAATTTATAGGCATAAAGTCCTTGCCTAATCTAATTACAAATAGGAAACTaaacaaatataagaaaaagaaactaaacaatataagaataagaaactaaacaaatatagaaaattgaaaactaaaacaaatatgaaaatagGAAATTAGACAAATAATCAtagtaaaattctaaaaataaattttaaaagtattagaAAAAATGTCAAAGCTTCAACAGAACATTTGAAATTAATGGAGAATTCACATAACTATCAATCAAAATTGGATGACTAGGACTCAAATTCAATAATGAAGGTTTCACATATTGCTAAACGTTAGTATGTTGAATGCAATGATATACCCATATAAATTAAAGTAAGATAGTTAACCTGATTAAAATGAGGCAGTGGCAAAATGAAATGCTTGAAGATGTGTTACCCTGCTTAAAAAGCAATTTTTCAAAGTCacatgaatatttaaaataaaaattataaattaaaaaaaataaataagtacgtATATAAAAACACAATGTCACACCTGAACTCTATAATTTATATTCACATTCGTactaataactataaatttgaaaggCCTGAATGTTTAATAATTGATGGAGTTCCTCTTAATTCATTAAAATTACAACCTTTTGTCTTTGATCTTTGCCCTgtataattggaaaaaaaaaaaaatgtcatgagaaaaataaataaataaagactaaTGAAgttattaaataagaaaaattaattttaccttCATTGATACTTTTGAGCTTTTTGTTCTTAGTCTTCTCAACATCATCAGGATGATGCTCaacttttatctttttgttacGATTCTTTCTTTCAAGTTGGCTTCTCATTGTAGCATTTGTTAACCCTTTCATTCTAAGATGCGAGGGATCCAATGCATGTAACGGAGTTGCCTTCGGATGCTGGTCATCAGTTTTTTCTTCATAATCATCCTCACTATCAACTTCATCTCCTTTACTAGCATTTGCTTCCTCTCAACTTTTTTCACTTTAACcacattttcaaaatctttcaAGCTTTGCTCCAATATTTTTTCA
It encodes:
- the LOC125423671 gene encoding uncharacterized protein LOC125423671 isoform X1, translated to MAFARAYTAQLTMATALMYTGKKYLWSRSTAHIQRFYIAPALGRMSYLERKNFFLCWKFPVCLMLQFGRGRMSMQFQDALQHFLELCTWIYFGFLELCVCFAIAVKNSGMVIKGNVTFW